From Pseudoalteromonas sp. R3, one genomic window encodes:
- a CDS encoding DUF1566 domain-containing protein: MPKQHTVTVNTSEGGTSSFTTSQVNNGDVAAILLNPGTGYHIESAVGCDGTLTGNTYNTGIITADCQVDVQFALNQYLMTSRGGEGGSITPAEQTVQHGESAQFTVQVQNGYNLENISGCDGTLQGQIFTTAGATANCEVAASFSQQYFSVSTQVTGGGSITPDTVKVAYDGTTTLAVTPQSGYYLANIEGCSGQLSGNQYTTGPVTANCTVNAHFAQREYTVNAVAGAGGQIDPGTQQVVHGNVASFNLLPQAGYLVDNVTGCGGTLSGNTYTTGAITAACDVQASFKASQYQVTASATEGGSISPSEQAATHGQQVSFSVTANEGFALESVSGCGGVLTDSRFITAEITQSCHVSASFVAKQYEISATASKGGSISPAQQQVVHGKAVSFQVSADTGYSLVEVTGCNGVLSDDVYTVSNVTGACNVHASFSLNHYEVTAVSSTGGALSPASQRIAHGQQATFAVATEPGYNTVDIQGCGGQLIDGQFVTAPITQSCQVSANFDQNSYAVTTKVSGSGSVSPASQFVLHGESASLTLTPDVGQKIASVSGCEGILDGNVYTTAPVMANCEVAVAFSAQQFTVEAQASEGGEITPAQQTVSYADSVTFTLTPYEGFSIDAVEGCEGSLTGNLYTTKPITAACQVSAKFVRTVYPVTAIASDGGVVTPAQQDVEHGQSATFELQPAAGHSIVSVTGCEGAQVGTTYVTGPITAACEVVANFDANKYSVTTQATEGGSLTPASQLLSYGAVASVEVSVESGFLVESVTGCGGALSGSTYTTAPIVDNCQINASFVKEQFEVSVADFSYGQVSPRSQQVNYGERPSFTISPDVGYEIASVIGCGGTLNNLTYTTGPVTESCQIDVTLQPIAYLVSARALNGGSISPASRSINHGAQASFTVTPDNDFFINEVVGCEGSLSGQTYTTSPIYGNCEVVASFTKAKYVATAQASSGGTITPPHQEVESGQSAIFTVTPDAGFWTEGVTGCNGTLSGNEYTTGPMHSDCSVKASFHPNQYIIDVSVFGSELGTVTPMSQFVMHGERASVTVSPKPNIAFWSKGCGVSTSGNMVTTAAVTQNCKIEVHFYPLILEHSVTASSNTGGVISPTHRIVFDGEQVEFDVTPSGPNYRIASVTGCDGVLNGHTYTTAPIFSSCNVHATFEQATYSVSAIAGTGGVITPASSSVSAGGTVTLTVTPDAGYQIDSVTGCAGRLTGNTYTTGAVTANCTVSASFSLKTLVVSASAGSGGRVTPATQTVKYGEGARVWVYPDEGRKVTSVTGCGGSYTNNLYTIDRVTASCNVVASFASNKLIVTGVSNEGGSLSPASQEINKYTSTELTVSIDEGYFLKSISGCRGSLSGNTYRTGALIENCTVTAEFEKYSYTVNASATDGGSISPAQQSVEHGNTASFTLTPVEGYSISGVNGCGGKLTGNTYTTAQITASCNVSASFSKDTFLVTAIAETGGSISPASFTAAYGDTVTLQVTPNEGYEIDSVLGCNGQLNGQTYTTGTITSSCQITAKFNGIKFEVTASATSGGSVTPTSLFVDYNARATFQLTPEQGYIIKNVSGCTGTLTGNVFTTEPLKHACSLSVEFMLNLESPSIAVDTSDSTARITWQPVAGADSYTLFYAKQPGLTPQNYDTLRAGTRVANVSSGVEVAISNYVDYYVMVTANHLGSENAMSNEVTARSIARKGKLNDTGQQYCAATYSNSTLSQLKCKGYGNYEIANQDGHFGRDAKALAGELPKVGFGMAGFDLTKIDSEGNPLPNGAQEYACLRDNYTGLMWEVKQSDTESLHYTDHTYSWYNPDFNSNGGYPGVENGGECKGSACDYPSFVKAVNTAGLCGAKDWRMPSTKELLTIFQISVESERNEWSFVNLLTQKPDDRLPLYIWTEQTSAQDPQFALYTTEGGHSTTYRVKKFYRMRKTENARVLLVRFAE, from the coding sequence ATGCCAAAGCAGCATACCGTGACGGTTAATACATCTGAAGGTGGCACAAGTAGTTTCACGACATCGCAAGTTAACAACGGTGATGTAGCTGCCATTTTACTGAACCCAGGCACTGGTTATCACATTGAATCAGCCGTGGGATGTGACGGAACATTAACGGGGAACACTTACAACACCGGTATTATTACTGCGGATTGTCAGGTGGATGTGCAGTTTGCACTAAATCAGTACCTGATGACGTCTCGCGGTGGTGAAGGGGGAAGCATAACGCCTGCCGAGCAGACTGTGCAACATGGTGAGTCTGCTCAGTTTACAGTGCAGGTGCAAAATGGTTATAACCTGGAAAACATTAGCGGGTGTGATGGAACCCTGCAGGGACAAATTTTTACTACTGCGGGTGCGACTGCAAATTGTGAAGTTGCCGCCTCGTTTTCGCAGCAATATTTCAGTGTGTCTACTCAAGTAACGGGTGGTGGCTCTATCACCCCAGACACTGTGAAGGTGGCCTATGATGGCACAACGACACTGGCTGTAACGCCGCAGTCGGGTTACTACCTTGCTAACATCGAAGGCTGTAGTGGTCAGTTGTCTGGCAATCAATACACCACCGGCCCCGTGACAGCCAACTGTACTGTTAATGCGCATTTCGCACAACGTGAGTATACGGTGAATGCAGTAGCAGGAGCTGGTGGTCAAATAGACCCTGGTACTCAGCAAGTTGTGCACGGCAATGTGGCTTCGTTCAATTTGTTACCACAAGCCGGCTACCTGGTTGATAATGTCACAGGCTGTGGCGGTACATTATCTGGTAATACCTATACGACCGGGGCGATAACCGCAGCATGTGATGTTCAGGCAAGCTTTAAAGCTTCACAATATCAGGTAACTGCCAGCGCTACTGAAGGTGGCAGTATTTCACCCAGCGAGCAGGCCGCAACGCATGGTCAGCAAGTCTCGTTTAGTGTAACTGCAAACGAAGGCTTTGCACTGGAGTCAGTGTCCGGTTGTGGCGGTGTGTTGACGGATAGTAGATTCATTACTGCTGAAATCACACAAAGCTGCCACGTGAGTGCTTCGTTTGTTGCTAAACAGTACGAAATATCCGCGACAGCCAGTAAGGGGGGCAGTATTTCTCCTGCACAACAGCAAGTTGTACATGGAAAAGCGGTAAGTTTCCAGGTCAGCGCAGATACGGGTTACAGCCTGGTAGAGGTGACTGGGTGTAATGGCGTATTGTCTGACGACGTCTATACGGTCAGTAATGTCACCGGTGCCTGTAATGTACATGCAAGCTTTAGCTTAAATCATTATGAGGTGACCGCGGTATCATCAACGGGTGGCGCATTATCTCCGGCCAGCCAGCGTATTGCACATGGCCAGCAAGCGACCTTTGCGGTTGCAACTGAGCCAGGTTACAACACTGTCGATATCCAGGGGTGTGGCGGTCAGCTTATTGATGGTCAGTTTGTGACTGCGCCTATCACACAATCATGTCAGGTAAGTGCCAACTTTGATCAGAATAGTTATGCTGTAACGACCAAGGTAAGTGGCAGTGGCTCGGTGTCTCCAGCTTCTCAATTTGTCTTGCATGGCGAGTCTGCAAGCTTGACGCTGACACCGGATGTTGGCCAGAAGATTGCTTCAGTGTCTGGATGTGAGGGGATACTCGATGGCAATGTTTACACCACCGCCCCTGTGATGGCCAATTGTGAAGTGGCCGTGGCCTTCAGTGCTCAGCAGTTTACCGTCGAAGCGCAGGCGTCCGAAGGCGGGGAAATTACCCCAGCACAGCAAACTGTGTCTTACGCGGATAGCGTGACCTTTACTTTAACACCTTATGAGGGCTTCTCGATTGATGCTGTTGAAGGGTGTGAAGGTTCACTGACTGGTAACCTGTATACCACCAAACCGATCACGGCTGCGTGTCAGGTCAGTGCCAAGTTTGTGCGAACTGTCTATCCCGTTACTGCAATTGCCAGTGACGGTGGCGTTGTAACACCTGCTCAGCAAGACGTTGAGCACGGTCAAAGTGCGACCTTTGAACTACAGCCAGCAGCAGGTCACAGCATTGTATCAGTCACAGGTTGTGAAGGAGCTCAGGTAGGAACAACTTATGTGACCGGGCCAATTACGGCTGCCTGTGAAGTGGTTGCTAATTTTGATGCAAATAAGTACTCAGTAACAACTCAAGCCACTGAAGGTGGTAGCCTCACTCCGGCGAGCCAATTATTGAGTTATGGCGCAGTGGCTAGCGTAGAAGTATCTGTTGAATCGGGCTTTTTAGTTGAAAGCGTGACAGGATGCGGTGGTGCATTGAGTGGCTCGACCTATACAACGGCCCCCATTGTTGACAACTGCCAGATCAACGCCAGCTTTGTTAAAGAACAATTTGAAGTGTCTGTCGCCGATTTTTCATATGGACAGGTTTCACCTCGTTCTCAGCAAGTCAATTACGGAGAGAGGCCTAGTTTTACAATCTCGCCAGATGTTGGGTATGAGATTGCTTCGGTGATAGGGTGTGGCGGTACTCTGAATAATTTGACTTACACAACAGGTCCAGTCACTGAGTCATGCCAAATTGATGTTACACTCCAGCCAATCGCTTACCTTGTGTCAGCAAGGGCATTAAATGGCGGATCAATTTCTCCTGCTTCGAGAAGTATAAATCATGGTGCTCAGGCGAGCTTTACAGTGACTCCTGACAATGATTTCTTCATCAACGAAGTGGTAGGTTGCGAAGGCTCTTTAAGTGGGCAAACTTATACGACATCCCCTATTTATGGTAACTGTGAAGTCGTTGCATCTTTCACTAAAGCTAAGTATGTAGCAACTGCCCAGGCATCATCGGGCGGTACCATTACACCTCCTCATCAGGAAGTTGAGTCGGGCCAAAGTGCTATCTTTACAGTGACACCTGATGCAGGGTTTTGGACGGAAGGTGTAACCGGTTGTAACGGTACTTTGAGTGGTAATGAGTATACTACGGGACCAATGCATTCAGACTGTTCGGTTAAGGCCAGCTTCCACCCAAATCAATATATTATTGATGTATCTGTGTTTGGCTCCGAATTGGGCACTGTAACGCCAATGTCACAGTTTGTAATGCATGGTGAGCGTGCCAGTGTGACTGTTTCACCTAAACCTAACATTGCTTTTTGGTCAAAGGGTTGTGGTGTCAGTACCAGTGGCAATATGGTCACTACCGCAGCGGTTACACAAAACTGTAAGATAGAGGTGCATTTTTACCCTCTTATATTGGAACACTCGGTAACGGCATCATCGAACACGGGTGGTGTGATTTCCCCTACTCACAGAATTGTGTTTGATGGTGAGCAAGTTGAATTTGATGTCACACCATCAGGGCCTAACTACCGGATCGCAAGTGTCACCGGATGTGATGGCGTACTCAATGGTCATACCTACACGACTGCGCCTATCTTTTCTAGCTGTAATGTACATGCAACCTTTGAGCAAGCGACATATAGTGTCTCGGCAATTGCAGGCACCGGTGGTGTGATTACACCAGCAAGCAGCAGTGTATCCGCTGGAGGCACAGTAACATTGACGGTGACGCCAGATGCGGGTTATCAGATTGACTCCGTGACTGGGTGTGCTGGTCGTCTAACTGGTAATACTTACACCACAGGCGCGGTGACTGCAAACTGCACGGTATCTGCAAGCTTTAGTCTTAAAACACTGGTTGTTTCAGCTTCAGCTGGTAGTGGAGGTCGGGTGACACCAGCAACCCAGACTGTGAAATATGGCGAAGGTGCGCGCGTATGGGTGTATCCGGATGAAGGACGTAAAGTTACATCCGTAACAGGTTGTGGTGGTAGCTATACGAACAACCTCTATACCATTGACCGGGTTACAGCATCATGTAATGTGGTTGCCAGTTTTGCTTCCAATAAACTGATTGTTACCGGGGTATCTAACGAAGGTGGCAGCCTGAGCCCAGCCAGCCAGGAGATTAATAAATATACCAGCACCGAGTTAACCGTGAGTATTGACGAAGGGTACTTCCTCAAGTCGATTTCAGGTTGCCGCGGTTCATTGTCTGGTAATACCTACAGAACCGGTGCACTCATCGAGAATTGTACGGTGACTGCTGAGTTTGAAAAATACAGCTACACGGTAAATGCGAGCGCAACAGACGGGGGCAGCATTTCTCCTGCTCAACAAAGTGTTGAACATGGCAATACGGCAAGCTTCACGTTAACACCCGTTGAAGGCTACAGCATCAGTGGTGTCAATGGTTGTGGCGGTAAACTCACAGGCAATACTTATACAACCGCTCAGATCACTGCCAGCTGTAATGTGTCTGCTAGCTTTAGTAAAGACACCTTCCTGGTAACAGCGATTGCTGAAACCGGCGGGAGTATTTCTCCAGCGTCCTTTACTGCGGCCTATGGAGATACGGTAACCTTGCAAGTAACGCCGAATGAAGGCTATGAAATTGATTCCGTGCTGGGTTGTAATGGTCAGCTGAATGGTCAGACGTACACTACCGGTACTATAACCAGTAGTTGTCAGATTACGGCCAAGTTCAACGGGATTAAGTTTGAAGTCACGGCAAGTGCGACCTCGGGCGGCTCGGTTACGCCGACTAGCCTCTTTGTGGACTACAACGCGCGTGCGACTTTCCAGTTAACTCCTGAGCAGGGCTACATTATTAAGAATGTATCTGGATGCACTGGTACGTTGACAGGCAATGTCTTTACGACAGAGCCACTAAAGCATGCTTGCAGCTTGTCAGTGGAGTTTATGCTTAACCTTGAATCACCAAGTATCGCAGTCGACACATCCGATAGCACAGCGCGTATTACCTGGCAGCCTGTTGCAGGGGCTGACAGCTATACCTTGTTCTATGCGAAACAGCCTGGGTTGACGCCGCAAAACTATGACACTTTGCGTGCGGGTACACGCGTTGCAAATGTGAGCAGCGGTGTGGAAGTGGCTATCTCCAATTACGTGGATTATTACGTCATGGTCACCGCAAATCATTTGGGTAGTGAAAATGCGATGAGTAACGAAGTGACTGCACGCAGTATTGCCCGAAAAGGTAAGCTGAACGATACCGGTCAGCAGTATTGTGCCGCAACATACAGTAACTCAACGCTCTCTCAGCTTAAGTGTAAGGGCTATGGTAACTATGAAATTGCCAATCAGGATGGTCATTTTGGTCGAGATGCTAAAGCGTTAGCGGGAGAGCTCCCTAAAGTTGGCTTCGGTATGGCCGGCTTTGACTTGACCAAGATCGATAGTGAAGGTAACCCGTTACCTAACGGGGCGCAGGAGTATGCTTGTCTGCGTGATAACTACACCGGCCTGATGTGGGAAGTGAAACAAAGTGATACTGAATCATTACATTATACGGACCACACTTATTCCTGGTACAACCCAGACTTCAATAGCAATGGAGGATATCCGGGAGTGGAAAATGGCGGTGAGTGTAAAGGGAGTGCCTGTGACTATCCATCGTTCGTGAAAGCCGTGAATACAGCTGGACTGTGTGGAGCCAAAGACTGGCGTATGCCAAGCACGAAAGAGTTACTCACAATTTTCCAAATCTCAGTTGAATCGGAAAGAAATGAGTGGAGCTTCGTGAATCTGCTCACTCAGAAACCTGATGATAGATTGCCGCTATACATTTGGACGGAGCAAACATCGGCGCAAGATCCACAGTTTGCCTTGTACACCACAGAGGGCGGACACTCTACTACTTATCGGGTGAAGAAATTCTACAGAATGCGCAAAACGGAAAATGCCAGAGTGTTACTGGTACGCTTTGCAGAATAA
- a CDS encoding DUF1566 domain-containing protein yields the protein MKLTMFFVGLLTLCSVGVQAYCRDDIPKTTPNRDFIVHDDGTVTHTATGLMWHRCLTGQTWNAQTSECEGEVFNASIVRHIEAVQGLSVAGYSDWRFPNFHELRSIVEYACFLPALNTNIFRVPERFYKAFLHSFTPQTRYHEFMGVYLEQGVSAPRDYDEYSGLSLVVRGGE from the coding sequence ATGAAGTTAACAATGTTTTTCGTTGGTTTGTTAACCCTATGCAGCGTTGGGGTGCAAGCGTATTGCCGCGACGATATACCAAAAACCACACCAAATCGGGACTTTATCGTGCATGATGATGGCACCGTAACACACACTGCAACGGGGCTAATGTGGCATCGCTGCTTGACTGGACAAACATGGAATGCGCAAACCAGTGAGTGTGAGGGAGAGGTGTTCAACGCCTCGATTGTTCGTCATATCGAAGCAGTTCAGGGACTGTCTGTTGCGGGTTATAGTGATTGGCGATTCCCTAACTTTCATGAACTCAGATCCATCGTAGAATACGCTTGTTTTTTACCTGCGTTGAATACCAATATTTTTAGAGTACCAGAGAGGTTTTATAAGGCCTTTCTTCATAGTTTTACACCACAAACCCGTTATCATGAGTTTATGGGGGTTTATCTTGAGCAAGGGGTATCCGCGCCACGTGATTATGACGAGTATAGTGGACTTTCGCTTGTTGTCCGTGGCGGTGAATAG